In the Plasmodium sp. gorilla clade G2 genome assembly, chromosome: 12 genome, aaacaacaaattaaaaaatattaataataattataaatgtgcaataaagaaataaacgaaaaaattatactttaattatatatatatatatatatatatatatataatatatttaatcatttattttaaataatggaaaatattttatgaaaaaaaaaaaaaaaatatacatataagtatataatatattaatggaaattcttataatattataaaaaatttgtacatttaaaaaatggacaatttcttttttttttttttttttttttttttttttttgtaagcTTTTGAAGTGTAGTTAATGAAGaaatagaataaaataatatagaaaaaaaaaaaataataataaaataaattatatacatatatattcatacatGTACCAAAAAAATAGACATATGTATAAGATAATCTTTCATAATGGTTGAATATGAGTTATCAAATGAAGAATGAGAATTGTGTAAATATTTAGACGATGGTCCTAAGTTTGGTTCCATTTATAACAAGGATGGTTTCTTATTAAGGAATTATTCTTGGAGTGTAAAGAAAGCTCTTGAGATTATAATATTAGTTCATGGTATTGTGTCGCATATAAGATTAGGTTATTTAAAacataatgtaaatataataaataatcctGAAGCTTTGTTAAATGATtgtaatcattattatatatatatatatataaagatagtTGTATAGAAtactttaataaaaattgttaTTCTCTTTATGGTATAGATTTACAAGGACATGGATAATCTGATGGATACAATAATTTGCAacttaatataaatgattttgATGATTTTGAatatgatttaataaattatgttaaacaaattaatgactctttatatattaaagataaAGAAGTTAATAGGGATAGAAAACATGATGAGggagatataaatattgtgAAACCACCTATTTATTTAATGGGCTTATCTATGGGTGGAAATATTGTTTTACGTGTTTTAGAAACATTAGGAAGATCAAAACAATTtcatgaaaaattatatataaaaggatatatattattatcatcaatgATTTAACTTAATACATTAGGTTCATAAGATTCACGTagatttaattattttattaaacctttaataaaatttcttTCATCTCGTTGTCCATCTAAGAGAATACCATTagttaataaattaaaatttcaAAAGCGAATTTTAATGTTATACCTTTTTCAAAAGGAattttatcataaaaatgtatatcaCTAACATAAGAATTATTTGGTAATCTTAAGAGCcttagaaaatataaataacaatataaatgatatatctgAAGATGttcctttattatttatttatttattcaataAAGGATTGTCTTTGTTATAATGGAGGTATAGTGTCTTTTTTTGATAGagtgtataataataataataaataattatatagtatatatgaTGTGGATAATGTAGTTACTATGGAACCCTTTAATGAAGaggtttttaaaaaaataatttcgtGGCTTTCAAAATTCAAGAACAAGAAGAGGAAAAtgaatacatacatattatgaattaattattatatgttattttaaaaacttcggcaaacaaaaatatatatatatatatatatatatatatatatatatatatatatatgcataaggttgtattaatttttttaattttttctttattttttatttttttttttttggtatatattattattttatttattaatttcagttgtttttattattagattattataatttttttaaaatttattaaaaaaatatattatttattatttttatgaaatttAGTGAAAGGTGCATTTTTActttattatacatttaaatttttttgaaggaagattttcaaaaaaaatgtatacgAACATtctaatttttatttttaatgtttttaaaatgaaGTTTCACATTACGTTTTATTAAGAAGTAAAGGTgagtaaataataaataaatataaaaaaaaaaaaaaaaaaagaaaaaatatatatatatatatatatatatatatatatataatataattaggACAAAAAcgcatatttttttttttttttttttttttttttttttatgaatattttgttttatttacatttttgtgtattattttaattaatgcTCAAACATAAAAGAAATGtacatacaaaataaaaaatatttataaggagagaacaaaatttaaaataattatgaaaaatacaAAACCAATTTTTGTGttcgtttttatttttttttatttgaacttctcatttgaataaatattttattgaaCATTTTGACTGAAcctttcttttatttctctTGTAACttccatatatttttgtaaccAACTACGAAATtccatatttatttcttcatcttcattagtatataatttcattattttatcatacaAATCATCTTGTTCGTAATATTCATCTTCTAATCCAACATGCACTGATGAAATATCACTTTCAAGTTCTACTAAGGTTCTAAAATTTCTGTGACTCATACTGTTAATTTGGTTGCATATTTTAGTATTTGATTTTTCATGGTTaccctaaaaaaaaaaaaatatatatatatattcaaataacatatatatatatatatatatatatataatataatttattttaaaatatattctaatAAAACTTACATCTTGAGTTAATACAAGGATACTCAAAGCAAGAGGAAacgaaattttttttaaataatagaacattttaaaaatatttttaaaaggataaaataaagaaaaaaaaaaagaaaaaaattataattaaatataatataaggaTAAGATAAtgcttttatataattttatattatgttatatataatataatttatttttaattgttaattattttaagaatatatgCTTTTggattaaaattataaaaataatattttttattttgaaaaaaaaaaaaaaaaaaaaaatttataaatataaatttaaaaaaaaataaaaataaatttatattattatatatatttatataaataaaaaaaattctataaaatagttttttaattattttatatattaatttataataaaataaaaaaaaatatgaaagggaataattttttgaacgtacattttttttctaaaaggcatatttatataaatagaatAAAAAGAACTACATTTTTAAgaatcaaatatattaaatgttaattataaatttgtacttatttttaaatatattaacgttaaatttgtatataaaatattattttatattaatgattATCTGGTTGTACTgaaagtaaaaatatattatttgcaACCATTTTTTCTGCTGccccctttttttttttttttttttttttcttataataataaaaatatatagtaatTTTTGTACGTATAAATTGAAGAATAtctttacaaaaaaaaaaaaaaaaataaaataataaaataataaaaaataaaatttatatctagtatttaaatatatcttttgtttttattacaaATGTCAGAAATATTCAGTTAATTATGtacttttattttacatTATAATTCAGAGATTCTTttctatattctttttttataaaataagtcAAATAAAAAACGATATTgcaacatataatatatatatatatatatattatattcttcgAGCATATACCGCAAGGAGTTTaaactatatataatcaaatccttattaaaataacgtatataatcatcatatatattctatatatatttatacaatataaatatgaacttttaatatatgaaataaaattataatatatagtactataatatatataaggttGTATATATAGTATGATGTTAacgaaatatatttttgtatatttttatatacttataatattgcaaccataataatattttatagatAAAATTAGGATTtctataatttaattaatcctctttaaaataaataattattgtaGTTGTTATAGGTACTTAAACTAATATAagtatacattttataatatattacaagcTCATTAATGACATTtgatattaacatatatatacatatatatatatatatgctgaAATGTAATTAAAATAGAGATTatctataattattataagtgACATAAAATAggaataatacattttttttaaatcttaaaatataaaacatggTATATTTACAAAGAAATAATTTCATGATagtgaaaaaattatttttgttatagaTTAATGATTATCAATACTAATCCAAATTGGTTGTATGTACGTATTacattatttgaaaaaatgtaaaaataggTATACTTATTTTCCTAGTAAAGtaaagtatataatattctatggaaatattttataaaatgataaattggtaacaatatattctatatttatagattatgtttttattcaaaaattgaatatattatgtatatatgaaaaaggttttagaatatatgtaaaaaaatgaaaaagaaaaaaattacatgagaaaaaatatgtatatatatatattattaataaaatttatagtTGAAACAGATAGTATAgcaatatattatgtattagatacacataaaaattattatatatatatcatttttttggaatcattatgtatatattatgttgtaAATTGaacaattattatatatcatacagattttttttttatatatacatatataagaaatagtttttgttttaaatatttatttttttagacacatatattgatatattaaaaattatagagttataatatttttaataaatatataaatatattttgattatttatatattccttatgGATAAATACTTTATCTTTGTTTAAATgaacatatttaaattttattaattctttctatataaaaaaaaaaaaaaaaagaaaaaaaaaaaaacattaatttatagtataatatatgagagtgtatattataaaataaaaactaattattttattattaatattgtataaataaaaatctatatcatattttttacattttttaagataaatattttcGTAAAAGACAATAAACAATATAGTTATCTCTTATATTTGTAaggatattattttttttttttttttctattccAAGGaattatatacttataaCAAAGGATTAGATTAAACCAAAGAgtatatgatattttaatttaagtaataatatgttttattataataaatgtttcttttttattttattactttttcAATGAAAAATCTTTTGATTTAATGAAATAAAGGCTATAAAAtgtaattaaaattttaatggtcatatatattagtagtataaaatttatatatatattatgtgcaTAGGGTTTGAAacctaaatatttttaaatataatatattttttattaaattaatagtATTAATGGATATAgacatatgtaataatatttaaattattatatatatattaaattccTTTTAGGATCcgtatatataatcatagtGTTTTAGattttatagaaaataagttatatttacatatattattatattataaaattcatataattgaaaaaaaaaatatatatatatatatatattattttataaattatgtaaGACTATGTTTGAATTAATATGTGtatgatatatttcattttgattaaataatatggacTTATCGTTATATagttaaaaattaattataccTATTTATGCTTcattgtattttattatttatagtaaaagtataattaaatatttatttgtaataatttattgtttatatttttttaaatatataattattatataaaatgaagatatttcaaaacattaatatttttattataataaatattaaaaaaaaaaaataaattttttgatTGTCCtgtattaattatttatatttttttcaattacatataagtaaaatatatttacatatataaatacatatatatatatatatatatatatatatatatatattacaatgtaatactatttattattaatgtaataactcattttttttaattatggaTTATTCTTgaagattattataatttattgcatatttaaaaatatctgTAAGCTATagttttaattatttttttactattattataatataatttcataTCAAAAtgaatgtatttttatatatgaaaagatataaaagatttttgtatattaaatagaaattatttatagaacatataaaaaaaaaaatatatatatttttatgattaatatgaaaaatgttTCATGTATAGTATGATATGAATAAGACATAAAAAggtttataatttaaaaattaaactttttttatatttacataaaatatatattatataaaaagatgaTTGGAAAGTTGTCTCATTATttctaaaatattaaaagtgtaatatttgtataatatatttttatattttaaaattttataaatacttatttataaatgtaatataatttattgtattttattgtcattaaaaatttacatttacatatatatatatatatatatatatatatatatatatatatatattataagtataataattttttttttctttgacAAATGTAAATTTACTTTTATTggttgtaaaaataaaaccacttaaaaattttatttttaaaatataaagaaattataataagTAGAAAAATGctaagtatatatttttaataataataatatttttttatattcttttaaaaaaaaagaacaaaaaaagaaataaatataaaatacaaattaaagataaagagtaaaaatataaacacttgcgataatattaaaaatatattaatataaaattatcagttgtcttataatatatgattataaattGTTTTATTGAAGTATTCTAtgttgtaataaaaaaaataaaaaaatattattatataacataagaaaaatatgcatgcaaatattatttaacattttttagatattccatatattatattatattaatcattattcttatatattatcacatTTTATTgcattatattaattttataattaaaaaggaaTGAATATTTaccaataatatatatatagtatttaACCTATTAACAGATAAAAATTAACAACATTTAATCTATTaattaagaataaatattcttTACAAAAtggtattttttatttgaaccatattatatatttataaatgttttttcgtttttgttttatttttatttttattattttattattttcttttatagtattattatatatattcctactttaaaaaatttttttatttataattatatttttgcaTAAGAAGTTTTTTatacttataaaaaagaacaataataaaattaaaaaatatattatatatttattataaaatttgttatttcgtttttgtaataaaaaattatttgtgtcattaatttaatagaagaaaaaaaaggagaaaaaagaaaaaagaaaaaaatactgTCTTTTGTAATTGTtcttatatatgttttggtaaaaaaaaatatataattaatatactatatatatatagaatataatgaataataaaacttCTAGGACCTTTTCCTTTGATTCCATTGATTCAAATAATGATAGAAATACATTCTACCGATCATTTAGATTCGTTTGTTTAGGTGTATGTATTATAGGAACTTTATATCTATCATTAAATGTaagttaataaaaatatttattattattattattatttcttattcTAAAAGATTTcaattttgaatattttctatttctaacataaatatatcaccttattttattttattattatttatttttctttatagaATTCATATGAATGCAATACATCTGAAGCAATACAATTTAATAATGTAAATTCAAGAACATTAGCTGAGGTAAGCGTTTTAAATGCGCCATCATTAGgaaatgaaaattttaaaaatcgTCATGTAGAAGATACAGATAATATGAGAAGTTGCTgtcaaaatgatgataacacAAATAATGAGGAAagtgaaaataatgaaacagAAGATAGCACAGATGATATTGATAATAGACGACAATTAAGAAAACAACAATtatatgatgaaataaatacTTTAACAGCAATTCCATCAAATGAACATCTTTTAAAATTATGGAAACAAACAATAGATGTATGTACAGAAGGATTACAATCTGTAAGAGATGCATTAGgtgaatataaagaaaaatatggaGAAGGCTATGAAGATATCAGAAGGAATGGAACTAAACCAGACAGAACAGATTATCATAAGGAATTTGACCAAAGATTATCAATTCATCAAGATTATTATACGAGTAAATTTAATGCTTTAATTCAAAAAGACCTAACAGTTGAAGAATTAAGATCCTTTATCCTTATATTTATAGGATTTTTCCATAATTTGATTGATTATCTTTTTCatagatataaaattaaatatatgcaaGTAGGTATGCCTATACCAACAGAAGGAACAGTTAATGAAACACCAGCAGAAAGACGAAGACGCCAAATAGAAGAAAAACTTGAAGACAAACTTAGAGAAAAGATTGAAGCGTATCCAGAAGAAAAAGTTCAAGAAAATTCtgaagaaaatattgaaGAGAATCCGGAAGAAAATATTGAAGAGAACCCAGAAGGAAATTCTAAAGAGAATCCTGAAGAAAACATCGAGGAAAACCAAgaataaagaagaagaactaataatatataattaataataaaataaatatagtatATCGATTTGtaatacattaatatatatatatatatatatatatatatatatatatatatatagattgaAATGGAGagaatcatatttatttttatggaaagaaagaaaattttatttacatttatttattagtaTTTGTTAgctatttgttttttattttgattttttctaGAACTATTCTGTtcaattataattaatttatttctttataacGTTTATactaccaaaaaaaaaattaagaataatatatatatatatagcaaTGCAAAGTAtgcattatttattttatatttatttaagcaatcataaaaatatattatttaaattaaatcttatatattcctaaaatattaatctgaaacggatatatatatatatatatatatatatatatatatgtatagtattaaatatatttaattaaatttaattttgtaGTATTAAATTATTGTAATTAATTATACAAATTGTTCCTTATAATGTTAAaatcatttataaaaaataaactatgtgaataaaaaaaagagaaaattattatcattcacgtttttatttgtatataacaaaatgaaggaacaattatattatgtttcTTATGAAAGTGTGTATAATAGGTATACATATTTTcaataaaaggaaaaaataaaataaaagtatatgtttttattttgtttttaccTTACTTACGAAACGTAttttgaacatatatatatatatatatatatatatatatataaaggtattatataattatatgggATATAACATAGTGAGGCTCAATGAATTACAgatatatgatatatctttttttttttttttttatatatagtaaaaaaGTGAAATAAGAAAAACAATGCTATAGTATAAAATATAgtattttttgttcttttcatttttagaatataacataaagatgttatgaattaataaataaaatatttcaaatatagGAGTGaacaatatatacattaatttGTAAATAGGCTGATTTctctaatatattaatttgttttatttaacaaataacattaatatataatttgattTTTTGAGAAGACCTGTTTTACgttttaaataaagaaaaaaaaaaaaaaaaaagaaagaaagaacatatgttaaaataattacattTGCTTTTATGAAAattgaagaatataataagtGTAAATATCTTCAAAGTGTATTTATctgatatgaaaaaaaaagagattaGGTATAAAAAATGAGTTTGAATGTCCAAAATGTACcataagaaaaataagtaaatgtttcaaaaattttattcattatgataaaaaagaaaaaaaaagaaaaataggaaataatataaatgaattttgAAAGAAGTCAAaggtttataatatatttaactaATACTTAAtccattaatatattaaaaaatgttaattcatattatctgtttttaattaattatttttattactgaaatataataataataataataataataataataataataataataatatatatatatatatatatatatattttgttatttaaaattttaagaaATACTAAAATATAGTTGTTtagtaaaattaaaatgaaatatttcttttatttattttgaatattctttctttattactgtatttgaaaataaattcatttataGATTTCATGGTTGCagaaaattatacatatataataatttatccataatttatttatcgatttagtaaataaatataaataaatatatatatatatagtataatatttttggaTTTGTAcgtttatttcatttttttggtGTAGCGTACATAAATTatgaatatgatataaatatataatatctgttatttttatttaatattgtcAAATATCTATATGTCTTTTCACATATAAGAAGCtaattattacaaatatatttgattcgaaaaaaaaaaaatgaaaaatttcttaatataatgtgatttatattgttgttttttcttaatttatatattatatatatatatatatatatatattttctcatattaatatgataaaagaaaaaaataaaaatgtttattttatatgttttatataaatgtaaaattttcgatattgtttattataatatttgaaaattaattatattaattttataaacataagaaaaaaaaaaaataaataaaataataaaaatataaaaaaaaaaaaaaaaaaaaaccagtACAACGCAATAAGAGATTTATTTTTAGAAgcgataataattttaaatatatatataaatagaaataaataagtaCATACatgcatattatatatgtatgtattaaagaaaaatattgtattaaaaagaatacgtgattatatatatagcgtattgtatatataaatataatatttagtatatgttaatttatttatattcgtCATTGTatgtttgttttatatttatatagcaacgtttttaattatttttcatttaattttattatcattaattaaaaataaataaattataaaaaggaggtattcttttttttaagaaaatataaaatatatatgtacaacaaaagaatatatgtcataaaaaaaaatataaaaaaaaaaaaaaaaaaaaaagaataaatatatcgggttttcatttgttataatttttaataaacatttttcttaaaatgcatattttataatatagaaaataaatatatatatatatatatatatatatatattaagataaCATAATTCTATATAATGGTATAtgcttttaatttttttaaaaaatttatgtacgttataaatattaatgaatattaatatatgtaaaaatatatacatattttatctCTTGATAAGAAACAacgaattatatatatattattatcctta is a window encoding:
- a CDS encoding lysophospholipase,putative, translating into MKNENCKALEIIILVHGIVSHIRLGYLKHNVNIINNPEALLNDYKEVNRDRKHDEGDINIVKPPIYLMGLSMGGNIVLRVLETLGRSKQFHEKLYIKGYILLSSMI